AGGATCTCGGCGACGGTCGGGCTCGAGTCGGGCTGCTGGAACATCGCGAGCATGGTCTGGCCGACCTCCGTCGTGACCTCGGCGAGGGTCGCCTCGAGCGGGAACGACATCAGGTCGACACCGCTCCAGCCCATGAACAGCGCCGCCGCCGCCTCGCGGGACGGAGTCGCGTCGAGCTCGGCGCGCAGCCGCTCCGCCTCCTCCTCGGTCTCGCCGACGATGATCGCGACGGAGGGGATCACCGTGATGTCGCGCGGATCGCGACCGTTCGCCTCCGCCCGCGAACGCAGATCGGCGACGGTGGCCGCCGCCTTGCCCAGGTCGCGGTCCTGGATGAAGACGCACTCGGCGTAGCGGCCGGCGAAGGCGCGGCCGGCCGAGGAGGCGCCCGCCTGCAGCAGGAGCGGGGTGCGCTGCACCGACGGGACGGCGGGGAAGTAGCCGTCGTACGAGAAGTACTCGCCGCGGTGGGTGATGCGGTGCACCTTGGCGGGGTCGGCGAAGGTGCGGGTCGCCTTGTCGTAGACGACGGCGTCGTCCTCCCACGCGCCCTCCCAGAGCGTGAGGCACAGCTCGACGAACTCGGCGGCGCGGCGGTAGCGCTCGTCGTGGGGCGTCACGCCGTCGTGGCCGAGGAGCTTGGTCAGCGCGACCTGGTTGTCGGAGGTGACGATGTTCCAGGCGATCCGGCCCTTGGTGAGGTGGTCGAGCGTCGTGAAGGTGCGCGCGTTGAGGTAGGGCTGCTGCGCGGTGGTGGAGGCGGTGACCACGAAGCCGAGCCGGTCGACGGTCGCGGCCAGCCCGCTGATGAGCGCCATCGGATCGTGCACGGGCACCTGAACCGCCTCGCGGATGACGACCTCGGGGACGTCGTCGCCGCTCATCGGGTAGCCGAGGGCCTCGGCGAGGAAGAGGAAGTCGAATCCGGCGTCCTCGAGCTTGCGCGACAGGTCCTGCCAGTACTCGAGGGTCGCGAATCCGCTCGTGTCGCCGCGCGGGTGGTGCCAGGCGTTGCTGATGAAGTTCGGCGTGAACTCCTCGAACGCGCCGAGGAAGATCTGCTTGGTCACGGTGGTGCCCTTCGCTGAGCGATCGGCTGCTCCCGATCGGAGGGCTGATAACCTCGAGTTATCAACACACGGATGATAACCAGCAGGAATCATCCGGGGCAAGAGGAGACGCGATGACGCCGGACGACGAGCCCCCCGCCCTCGCCGCCGACATCGGCGCCCTCGTGCACGCGCTCCGAGCCGCTCGAGGGCTCTCGATGCGCACCCTCGCGGCGGCCGCCGGGGTGTCGCAGCCGTTCCTGTCGAAGCTCGAGAACGGCAAGCTGCTGCCCAGCCTCTCGACGCTCTACGCGCTGGCCGCGGCGCTCGAAGTGCCGCCCGCCGAGCTGGTGCCGGCGGTCGCCTCCTCCGACGACACGACACCGGAGGCGCACCTGCGCGCCAGCGATGCGCCGAACGCTCCGCGCGCGCGGCTCGTCGTCGGCGGCCCCGGGCGCCTCACCGAGGCGTACCTCTTCACGGCGCGGCCCGGCGACTCCGACGACGTCGACTTCGCCCACCCGGGCGAGGAGTTCGTGTTCGTGATCGAGGGGACGGCGGTGCTGAGCTACGCCGACGGGCAGCAACGGGCGGTGACCGCGGGCGAGTCGATCACGATCGACACGGAGCGGCCGCACCGCTGGTCGGTGCCGGCGGAGGCCGCGGGCGCGGCGCGCTACCTGCTGGTGACGACGCACTCGGGCTGACGGGCG
The genomic region above belongs to Rathayibacter sp. VKM Ac-2759 and contains:
- a CDS encoding NtaA/DmoA family FMN-dependent monooxygenase (This protein belongs to a clade of FMN-dependent monooxygenases, within a broader family of flavin-dependent oxidoreductases, the luciferase-like monooxygenase (LMM) family, some of whose members use coenzyme F420 rather than FMN.); this translates as MTKQIFLGAFEEFTPNFISNAWHHPRGDTSGFATLEYWQDLSRKLEDAGFDFLFLAEALGYPMSGDDVPEVVIREAVQVPVHDPMALISGLAATVDRLGFVVTASTTAQQPYLNARTFTTLDHLTKGRIAWNIVTSDNQVALTKLLGHDGVTPHDERYRRAAEFVELCLTLWEGAWEDDAVVYDKATRTFADPAKVHRITHRGEYFSYDGYFPAVPSVQRTPLLLQAGASSAGRAFAGRYAECVFIQDRDLGKAAATVADLRSRAEANGRDPRDITVIPSVAIIVGETEEEAERLRAELDATPSREAAAALFMGWSGVDLMSFPLEATLAEVTTEVGQTMLAMFQQPDSSPTVAEILDVITSSIGGMRVTGTAESVADQLQEIVDRTDVDGFLIEYTYGGYETYRDFVEQVMPLLRERGMLPAEPRTGTMRERILGHDVPTLPATHPGSAHRVGTPR
- a CDS encoding XRE family transcriptional regulator, whose product is MTPDDEPPALAADIGALVHALRAARGLSMRTLAAAAGVSQPFLSKLENGKLLPSLSTLYALAAALEVPPAELVPAVASSDDTTPEAHLRASDAPNAPRARLVVGGPGRLTEAYLFTARPGDSDDVDFAHPGEEFVFVIEGTAVLSYADGQQRAVTAGESITIDTERPHRWSVPAEAAGAARYLLVTTHSG